In a genomic window of Saccharothrix sp. HUAS TT1:
- a CDS encoding PspA/IM30 family protein: protein MANPFVKAWKYFMAAFSSKIDEHADPKVQIQQAIEEAQRQHQALSQQAAAVIGNQRQLEMKLNRQLGEVEKLQASARQALVLADEARAKGDDARATQFESAAQGFATQLVTAEQSIEDLKTLHDQALQAATQAKQAVERNAMVLQTKLAERTKLLSQLEQAKMQEQVSHSLRQMTELAAPGNTPSLEEVRDKIEKRYTTALGSAELAQNSVQGRMLEVQQSTTEMAGQSRLEQIRASMGGGKVAGEVTSGQSAGASIQQEIQQRVQQTQAQPTQQMQQNPPASQG, encoded by the coding sequence ATGGCCAACCCTTTCGTGAAGGCGTGGAAGTACTTCATGGCGGCGTTCTCGTCCAAGATCGACGAGCACGCCGACCCGAAGGTGCAGATCCAGCAGGCCATCGAGGAGGCGCAGCGGCAGCACCAGGCGCTGTCCCAGCAGGCCGCCGCGGTGATCGGCAACCAGCGCCAGCTCGAGATGAAGCTCAACCGCCAGCTCGGTGAGGTGGAGAAGCTGCAGGCATCCGCACGCCAGGCGCTCGTGCTCGCCGACGAGGCCCGCGCGAAGGGCGACGACGCCAGGGCGACGCAGTTCGAGAGCGCCGCGCAGGGCTTCGCCACCCAGCTGGTCACGGCGGAGCAGAGCATCGAGGACCTGAAGACGCTGCACGACCAGGCGCTGCAGGCCGCGACGCAGGCCAAGCAGGCGGTCGAGCGCAACGCGATGGTCCTGCAGACCAAGCTGGCGGAGCGCACCAAGCTCCTCAGCCAGCTGGAGCAGGCCAAGATGCAGGAGCAGGTCTCCCACTCGCTGCGGCAGATGACCGAGCTTGCGGCGCCGGGCAACACGCCGTCGCTGGAGGAGGTCCGCGACAAGATCGAGAAGCGGTACACCACCGCGCTCGGTTCCGCGGAGCTGGCGCAGAACTCGGTGCAGGGCCGGATGCTGGAGGTCCAGCAGTCGACCACCGAGATGGCGGGCCAGTCCCGCCTGGAGCAGATCCGGGCCTCGATGGGCGGCGGCAAGGTCGCCGGCGAGGTCACCAGCGGCCAGTCGGCGGGCGCGAGCATCCAGCAGGAGATCCAGCAGCGGGTGCAGCAGACGCAGGCGCAGCCGACCCAGCAGATGCAGCAGAACCCGCCGGCGAGCCAGGGCTGA
- a CDS encoding helix-turn-helix domain-containing protein produces the protein MTVLLREAIGDRLRHARTTQRRTLREVSRTARVSLGYLSEVERGRKEASSELLAAICEALDLPLSELLHLVASDIGAVQRPVPTPAELAERAPASAPAGLEAGSMVPAVIGNDLSDLRLQPVLTHRLSTSISKPRNAVVAA, from the coding sequence ATGACCGTGCTGCTACGCGAGGCGATCGGTGATCGGCTCCGCCATGCCCGCACCACCCAACGCCGCACGCTGCGCGAGGTCTCCAGGACCGCCCGCGTCAGCCTGGGGTACCTCTCCGAGGTGGAACGTGGCCGCAAGGAGGCGTCCAGCGAGCTGTTGGCCGCGATCTGCGAGGCGCTGGACCTGCCCCTGTCGGAGCTGCTGCACCTGGTCGCCTCGGACATCGGCGCCGTCCAGCGGCCCGTCCCGACTCCCGCCGAGCTCGCCGAGCGCGCTCCCGCGTCCGCTCCGGCGGGTCTGGAAGCCGGCTCCATGGTGCCGGCGGTGATCGGCAACGACCTGTCCGACCTGCGGCTGCAGCCCGTGCTCACGCACCGGCTGTCGACTTCGATCAGCAAGCCGCGCAACGCGGTGGTGGCGGCGTAA